One Triticum dicoccoides isolate Atlit2015 ecotype Zavitan chromosome 5B, WEW_v2.0, whole genome shotgun sequence genomic window carries:
- the LOC119305614 gene encoding uncharacterized protein LOC119305614, with product MRRKAMFTVGKSKGVVASLMHRRPFQHMVLRRLRELKKIVPDARDADVDVLLRQTAEYICILELKVAALRRLSAIYGA from the coding sequence atgagaaggAAGGCCATGTTCACGGTGGGAAAGAGCAAGGGGGTGGTGGCATCGCTGATGCACAGGAGGCCCTTCCAGCACATGGTGCTGAGGAGGCTCAGGGAGCTCAAGAAGATAGTCCCCGATGCCCGGGACGCGGACGTCGACGTGCTGCTCCGGCAGACCGCCGAGTACATCTGCATCCTGGAGCTCAAGGTGGCCGCCCTGCGGAGGCTCTCCGCCATCTACGGTGCGTGA